From the Octadecabacter antarcticus 307 genome, one window contains:
- a CDS encoding HlyC/CorC family transporter, translating into MFDASFWITCGVVFVLLMTSGFFSGTETALTAASRGRLRSNADRGDKGAALALKIKEDEERFIGAILMGNNIANVVATSLATALLTKIFGVNGVIYASLVMTALILIFAEVLPKTYAITQPEKASSVSAPIVIWVIRILSPLVAGVRIVVRVSLRLFGVQTDPDSNILAVREEIAGALQLGHSEGVVEKEDRDRILGALDLAERTVEEIMLHRTEIEMIDAALPVAEILRLCLDSNHTRLPLYRDEPENIIGTLHAKDLLRALHKMLGDGRIEPHEMDELDILTVSMSPYFIPETTTLDDQMRQFLARRTHFALVVDEYGTLQGLITLEDILEEIVGEITDEFDTDEENDVTAAEDGSYTVDGTMTIRDVNRATDWNLPDDEANTVAGLVIHEAQMIPVVGQVFSFHGFRFEVLAKDENRISELKIAPLI; encoded by the coding sequence ATGTTTGACGCTTCATTCTGGATCACCTGTGGCGTTGTCTTCGTCCTGTTGATGACATCGGGGTTCTTTTCGGGCACGGAAACTGCATTAACAGCCGCATCGCGTGGACGGCTACGGTCGAACGCGGATCGGGGTGACAAAGGCGCGGCATTGGCGCTCAAGATCAAGGAAGACGAAGAGCGCTTTATCGGCGCGATCCTGATGGGCAATAATATTGCCAACGTCGTCGCCACATCACTGGCAACAGCCCTGTTGACCAAAATTTTCGGAGTTAACGGCGTCATTTATGCGTCGCTCGTGATGACGGCCCTAATCCTGATTTTCGCCGAAGTCCTGCCCAAAACTTATGCCATTACGCAACCCGAAAAGGCATCGTCGGTTTCTGCACCGATCGTAATATGGGTGATCCGCATCCTTTCACCACTTGTAGCGGGTGTTCGCATCGTCGTGCGCGTATCACTTCGATTGTTTGGCGTGCAGACCGACCCAGACAGCAACATCCTTGCCGTGCGCGAAGAAATCGCGGGCGCGTTGCAGCTTGGCCATTCCGAAGGTGTGGTCGAAAAGGAAGACCGCGACCGGATTTTAGGCGCGCTTGATTTGGCTGAACGCACGGTCGAAGAAATCATGCTGCACCGCACAGAAATTGAGATGATCGACGCTGCCCTGCCCGTAGCAGAAATCCTGCGTCTGTGTCTGGACAGCAATCACACCCGCCTGCCGTTGTATCGCGATGAGCCGGAAAATATCATCGGAACATTGCACGCCAAAGACCTGCTGCGCGCGCTGCATAAAATGCTGGGTGATGGGCGGATTGAACCGCATGAAATGGATGAATTAGATATCCTGACGGTGTCGATGTCGCCATATTTCATTCCGGAAACCACGACGCTGGACGATCAGATGCGCCAGTTTTTGGCGCGGCGCACGCACTTCGCGCTGGTGGTGGACGAATATGGCACCTTGCAGGGGCTGATCACGCTCGAAGATATCCTCGAAGAGATCGTCGGTGAAATTACGGACGAATTCGACACCGACGAAGAAAACGACGTCACTGCGGCGGAAGATGGCAGTTACACCGTCGATGGCACGATGACGATCCGCGATGTGAATCGCGCAACCGACTGGAACCTCCCCGATGATGAGGCCAACACGGTTGCGGGTCTGGTCATCCACGAAGCCCAGATGATTCCCGTTGTGGGTCAAGTGTTTAGCTTCCATGGCTTTCGGTTTGAGGTACTGGCAAAAGACGAAAACCGCATTTCGGAATTGAAGATCGCGCCGCTGATCTAG